The following are encoded together in the Panicum virgatum strain AP13 chromosome 6K, P.virgatum_v5, whole genome shotgun sequence genome:
- the LOC120713666 gene encoding uncharacterized protein LOC120713666 isoform X1, which produces MTQGSMATTTSTTLTVSLGNGSTSAEEASTKSTRRSAEKQTNQPIRLQLQSIDQWSTKLIQLHPDTGTLRIHTGLPVRKWWLLLCVVYLVCGCPCRGFDLLGRFSCCSDGSSRKLEDGRTLAGFNIQKEFTLHLVLRLHGDPQAIGHSSCCWALSLKHLCHLCQDYVWFH; this is translated from the exons ATGACACAGGGCTCCATGGCGACTACTACGAGTACG actctgaccgtgagccTTGGGAATGGAAGCACAAGTGCTGAAGAAGCATCTACAAAATCTACACGTCGTTCTGCAG AAAAACAAACAAACCAACCTATACGTCTTCAACTGCAGAGCATCGACCAATGGAGTACAAAACTGATTCAGCTCCATCCAGACACAG GTACCCTCCGGATCCACACAGGGTTGCCAGTTCGGAAGTGGTGGTTGCTGCTTTGTGTTGTCTACTTGGTGTGCG GCTGTCCCTGTCGAGGATTTGATTTGCTTGGACGGTTTTCGTGCTGCAGCGACGGATCCTCACG GAAGCTGGAggatggccgcacccttgccgGCTTCAACATCCAAAAGGAGTTCACACTCCACCTGGTGCTCCGCCTCCATGGTGATCCGCAAGCCATCGGTCATTCAAGCTGCTGCTGGGCATTGTCTTTGAAGCATCTGTGTCATTTGTGTCAAGATTATGTCTGGTTTCATTAA
- the LOC120713666 gene encoding uncharacterized protein LOC120713666 isoform X4: MTQGSMATTTSTTLTVSLGNGSTSAEEASTKSTRRSAEHRPMEYKTDSAPSRHRYPPDPHRVASSEVVVAALCCLLGVRSAVPVEDLICLDGFRAAATDPHGSWRMAAPLPASTSKRSSHSTWCSASMVIRKPSVIQAAAGHCL, translated from the exons ATGACACAGGGCTCCATGGCGACTACTACGAGTACG actctgaccgtgagccTTGGGAATGGAAGCACAAGTGCTGAAGAAGCATCTACAAAATCTACACGTCGTTCTGCAG AGCATCGACCAATGGAGTACAAAACTGATTCAGCTCCATCCAGACACAG GTACCCTCCGGATCCACACAGGGTTGCCAGTTCGGAAGTGGTGGTTGCTGCTTTGTGTTGTCTACTTGGTGTGCGGTCC GCTGTCCCTGTCGAGGATTTGATTTGCTTGGACGGTTTTCGTGCTGCAGCGACGGATCCTCACG GAAGCTGGAggatggccgcacccttgccgGCTTCAACATCCAAAAGGAGTTCACACTCCACCTGGTGCTCCGCCTCCATGGTGATCCGCAAGCCATCGGTCATTCAAGCTGCTGCTGGGCATTGTCTTTGA
- the LOC120713666 gene encoding uncharacterized protein LOC120713666 isoform X3: MTQGSMATTTSTTLTVSLGNGSTSAEEASTKSTRRSAEKQTNQPIRLQLQSIDQWSTKLIQLHPDTGTLRIHTGLPVRKWWLLLCVVYLVCGCPCRGFDLLGRFSCCSDGSSRPATSDFCRQEAGGWPHPCRLQHPKGVHTPPGAPPPW; this comes from the exons ATGACACAGGGCTCCATGGCGACTACTACGAGTACG actctgaccgtgagccTTGGGAATGGAAGCACAAGTGCTGAAGAAGCATCTACAAAATCTACACGTCGTTCTGCAG AAAAACAAACAAACCAACCTATACGTCTTCAACTGCAGAGCATCGACCAATGGAGTACAAAACTGATTCAGCTCCATCCAGACACAG GTACCCTCCGGATCCACACAGGGTTGCCAGTTCGGAAGTGGTGGTTGCTGCTTTGTGTTGTCTACTTGGTGTGCG GCTGTCCCTGTCGAGGATTTGATTTGCTTGGACGGTTTTCGTGCTGCAGCGACGGATCCTCACG TCCAGCAACGTCTGATTTTTGCCGGCAGGAAGCTGGAggatggccgcacccttgccgGCTTCAACATCCAAAAGGAGTTCACACTCCACCTGGTGCTCCGCCTCCATGGTGA
- the LOC120713666 gene encoding ubiquitin-60S ribosomal protein L40-like isoform X2, whose protein sequence is MTQGSMATTTSTTLTVSLGNGSTSAEEASTKSTRRSAEHRPMEYKTDSAPSRHRYPPDPHRVASSEVVVAALCCLLGVRSAVPVEDLICLDGFRAAATDPHVQQRLIFAGRKLEDGRTLAGFNIQKEFTLHLVLRLHGDPQAIGHSSCCWALSLKHLCHLCQDYVWFH, encoded by the exons ATGACACAGGGCTCCATGGCGACTACTACGAGTACG actctgaccgtgagccTTGGGAATGGAAGCACAAGTGCTGAAGAAGCATCTACAAAATCTACACGTCGTTCTGCAG AGCATCGACCAATGGAGTACAAAACTGATTCAGCTCCATCCAGACACAG GTACCCTCCGGATCCACACAGGGTTGCCAGTTCGGAAGTGGTGGTTGCTGCTTTGTGTTGTCTACTTGGTGTGCGGTCC GCTGTCCCTGTCGAGGATTTGATTTGCTTGGACGGTTTTCGTGCTGCAGCGACGGATCCTCACG TCCAGCAACGTCTGATTTTTGCCGGCAGGAAGCTGGAggatggccgcacccttgccgGCTTCAACATCCAAAAGGAGTTCACACTCCACCTGGTGCTCCGCCTCCATGGTGATCCGCAAGCCATCGGTCATTCAAGCTGCTGCTGGGCATTGTCTTTGAAGCATCTGTGTCATTTGTGTCAAGATTATGTCTGGTTTCATTAA
- the LOC120713400 gene encoding G protein-regulated inducer of neurite outgrowth 1-like → MASSSPAAMGELDPGGLGELDPDAATGELGPAMGELGPGGLGSSTPAAMGELPASRLAAATAMASSAPTAMGELDPSGLGELDPSGLGELDPGAAPGELGPAMGELDPGRHGGAQPRPAAAPCLAVGGGDGHGELGPGGLGELDLGTDMGELDPRAMGELNPDGLGELAFGGGDGVGRGRVALVVRTQWWALCGDAEGPSEDAYLGSASAPTQNGSWVARKEYEDWLNNRPKTTSGHSDSSSSDGADIHGNYYAYDSDREPAEWKIRC, encoded by the exons aTGGCGAGCTCGTCTCCGGCGGCCATGGGGGAGCTCGACCCCGGCGGCCTGGGGGAGCTCGACCCCGACGCGGCCACGGGGGAGCTCGGCCCGGCCATGGGGGAGCTCGGCCCCGGCGGCCTGGGGAGCTCGACCCCGGCGGCCATGGGGGAGCTCCCCGCCTCGcggttggcggcggcgacggccatggcgagctCGGCCCCGACGGCCATGGGGGAGCTCGACCCCAGCGGCCTGGGGGAGCTCGACCCCAGCGGCCTAGGGGAGCTCGACCCCGGCGCGGCCCCGGGGGAGCTCGGCCCAGCCATGGGGGAGCTCGACCCCGGCCGCCATGGGGGAGCTCAACCCCGGCCGGCAGCAGCTCCCTGCCTCGcggttggcggcggcgacggccatggcgagctCGGCCCCGGCGGCCTGGGCGAGCTCGACCTTGGCACGGACATGGGGGAGCTCGACCCCCGCGCCATGGGGGAGCTCAACCCCGACGGCCTGGGGGAGCTCgcgttcggcggcggcgacggtgttgGCCGTGGGCGAGTGGCTCTGGTCGTCCGCACCCAGTGGTGGGCCCTGTGTGGAGACGCAGAAGGACCGAGCGAAGACGCATATTTGGGTTCTGCCTCAGCTCCGACGCAAAATGGGTCATGG GTAGCTCGAAAAGAATACGAAGATTGGCTCAACAACCGTCCTAAAACAACAAGCGGCCATTCAGATTCCAGCTCATCAGATGGCGCCGACATCCATGGCAACTACTACGCATACG ATTCCGATCGGGAACCTGCGGAATGGAAGATCAGGTGCTAA